A region from the Salicibibacter cibarius genome encodes:
- a CDS encoding glycine betaine ABC transporter substrate-binding protein, which produces MSKYLTRLGLLTSLSVILVAAGCGADDDGEDTGDGEAASEYAEEMDYTVTGIDPGAGIMEAAEQALEDYDNLDDWTLQSSSETAMIAEMEEALENEEPIVITGWDPHWKFVDHDLKYLDDPEGSFGEPEDIDTLAREGLQDDHPEAYEILENFEWTADDMAEIMYDLVVEGTDEFEAGQDWIDENEDTVNSWTEGVDEVDGETFEIVHGPWETDLSTVGMMVPVLEDMGYDVELTNVEANYMYSAVADGDVDAMISAWLPNTHGAYYDPIEDDVENLGANMDGEAALGLVVPEYMDIDSIEDL; this is translated from the coding sequence ATGAGTAAGTATTTAACACGTTTGGGTTTACTGACAAGTCTATCCGTCATCCTTGTAGCCGCCGGTTGCGGCGCGGATGATGATGGAGAGGACACGGGCGACGGCGAAGCAGCCTCGGAATATGCCGAAGAAATGGATTACACGGTTACCGGCATAGACCCGGGAGCCGGAATCATGGAGGCCGCTGAACAAGCGCTCGAGGATTATGATAACCTTGATGACTGGACGCTACAATCAAGTTCGGAAACCGCGATGATCGCTGAGATGGAAGAAGCCCTTGAAAATGAAGAACCAATCGTTATCACTGGATGGGATCCTCACTGGAAATTTGTTGATCACGACCTTAAATATCTTGACGATCCGGAAGGGTCATTTGGGGAACCGGAGGATATTGATACACTCGCCCGTGAAGGATTGCAAGATGACCATCCGGAAGCCTATGAAATCTTGGAGAATTTTGAATGGACAGCTGATGACATGGCGGAAATCATGTATGACTTAGTTGTTGAAGGAACCGATGAATTCGAGGCAGGGCAAGACTGGATTGACGAAAACGAAGATACCGTTAACAGTTGGACCGAAGGCGTGGACGAAGTGGATGGTGAAACGTTCGAAATCGTTCACGGTCCGTGGGAAACGGATTTGTCCACGGTGGGCATGATGGTCCCTGTATTGGAAGACATGGGCTATGACGTGGAATTGACCAATGTGGAAGCGAACTATATGTATTCAGCGGTCGCAGATGGCGATGTCGATGCCATGATTAGTGCATGGTTACCCAACACACATGGCGCATACTATGACCCTATCGAAGATGACGTAGAGAATTTAGGTGCGAATATGGATGGGGAAGCCGCGCTAGGATTGGTTGTACCCGAATATATGGATATTGACTCCATTGAAGATTTATAA
- a CDS encoding glycine betaine ABC transporter substrate-binding protein: protein MIKHWKRLGIATGLSLTLVAAGCGADDEGDDAGAEDDNGDAEETEADDDDDDDANGEAGADYGEEVDHTIVGIDGGSGVVQSTEQAIEDYGLDEWNVQTSSDPAMIQELDNAYQNEDPVFITGWTPHWKFQEYDLEILDDPEGSYGDAESIHTIAREGLEDEHPDAYQILDSFEWVEEDMEEVMLEIQDDVDEAEAAQNWVDANEDMVSEWTDGVDEDAGEGETLTLSLVAWDTEIASTNVIANVLESVGYEVEMNQMEANPVFQSVADGDADASVAVWLPHTHEDYHEDYQDEYEDLGPNMPDGAQLGLTVPAYMDIESIEDLQE, encoded by the coding sequence ATGATTAAGCACTGGAAACGTCTCGGTATTGCCACCGGACTTTCGCTTACACTTGTTGCCGCCGGTTGCGGTGCAGATGATGAAGGGGATGACGCAGGCGCCGAAGACGACAATGGGGACGCTGAAGAAACAGAAGCGGACGACGATGATGACGATGATGCGAACGGTGAAGCAGGCGCGGATTACGGAGAAGAAGTTGATCATACAATCGTCGGCATTGACGGAGGTTCAGGCGTTGTACAATCAACGGAACAAGCTATTGAAGATTACGGGCTGGACGAGTGGAACGTACAGACAAGCTCTGATCCCGCGATGATTCAGGAGTTGGATAACGCTTATCAAAATGAAGACCCTGTTTTCATCACCGGATGGACGCCGCACTGGAAATTTCAAGAGTATGACCTAGAGATCCTTGATGATCCGGAAGGCTCGTATGGGGATGCCGAAAGCATCCATACGATCGCGCGTGAAGGACTCGAAGACGAGCACCCGGATGCATATCAAATTCTGGATAGCTTTGAATGGGTAGAAGAGGACATGGAAGAAGTCATGCTTGAAATTCAAGATGACGTAGATGAAGCCGAGGCTGCCCAAAACTGGGTGGATGCCAATGAAGATATGGTATCCGAATGGACAGACGGCGTAGATGAAGATGCAGGAGAAGGCGAAACCCTCACCCTTTCCCTCGTTGCTTGGGATACGGAAATTGCTTCCACCAATGTAATTGCAAACGTCCTTGAAAGTGTTGGTTACGAAGTTGAGATGAACCAGATGGAAGCAAACCCTGTGTTTCAATCTGTGGCTGACGGTGATGCTGATGCATCCGTTGCTGTATGGTTGCCACATACACACGAAGATTATCATGAGGATTATCAGGATGAATACGAAGATCTTGGACCAAACATGCCAGATGGCGCGCAACTTGGTTTGACCGTTCCGGCTTATATGGATATTGAATCGATTGAAGATCTGCAAGAATAA
- a CDS encoding MFS transporter, with translation MKPIKLMLPGFLIVAATYGFARYTYGPFLAMIQNDFNLDHQMTGFIGGLPYFGYIIGTILAIWCVKRIGLKKPIIIGGMLATIGLFLVMSSFSLWLLMAGIIIGGSSGGFVWTAMPIAVTRLIDSSKQSVVIAFVNAGPALAIFLTGPLAFTFGSEWRLIWGVFSILALITLVWTYKVLPSDQLTIDRNALKGYVKKKTLLNQGKVFFAASVICGIGTGVYVTYAVNLIYDMPLSISVLSQYPQFFMSFLGLISLASVLTGLALKKVPFQTFYLLTTSTLAFSVLLLPLAFHWSILVLSAIMFGLTFFTYFALLVLWGLRRFKEQASEANGIMLLLISLGQFLAPIFTGYFLSFVSLSTIFVASGLLLATLLVLKPVAESTRKTSAMPKEHIPAHQGLND, from the coding sequence ATGAAACCGATCAAGTTAATGCTTCCCGGATTTTTAATCGTTGCAGCAACATATGGTTTTGCAAGGTATACGTATGGTCCCTTTCTTGCCATGATTCAAAATGACTTTAATCTGGACCATCAAATGACAGGCTTTATTGGCGGCCTGCCTTACTTCGGTTATATCATCGGGACAATACTTGCGATTTGGTGCGTCAAACGCATTGGATTAAAAAAACCGATTATCATTGGAGGAATGCTGGCAACGATTGGTCTTTTTCTGGTCATGTCCTCATTTTCTTTATGGCTTTTAATGGCCGGGATTATTATTGGCGGTTCAAGCGGTGGTTTTGTATGGACCGCTATGCCGATAGCGGTCACTCGACTCATCGATTCATCGAAACAAAGTGTGGTCATCGCCTTTGTTAATGCCGGACCTGCTTTGGCCATCTTTTTAACAGGTCCTTTGGCTTTTACATTCGGTTCTGAGTGGCGTCTGATATGGGGCGTTTTCAGTATTTTAGCTTTGATCACATTGGTATGGACTTATAAGGTGCTGCCTTCAGACCAGCTAACGATAGATCGGAACGCCCTTAAAGGTTATGTAAAGAAAAAAACCCTTCTTAATCAAGGGAAAGTCTTTTTTGCAGCCAGCGTTATTTGTGGGATCGGCACCGGCGTTTATGTCACTTATGCGGTAAACCTAATCTACGACATGCCGCTTTCCATATCCGTTTTAAGCCAATATCCGCAGTTCTTTATGTCTTTTCTTGGACTGATTAGTTTGGCCTCCGTCTTGACGGGCTTAGCATTAAAAAAGGTGCCCTTTCAAACCTTTTACTTACTGACAACATCGACATTGGCTTTTTCAGTCTTATTATTGCCATTGGCTTTTCACTGGTCGATTCTAGTCCTTTCCGCTATCATGTTCGGGCTTACATTTTTCACCTATTTCGCCTTGTTGGTTTTATGGGGATTGCGACGATTTAAGGAGCAAGCATCAGAAGCGAATGGCATCATGTTGTTGCTCATTTCCCTCGGCCAGTTTTTAGCCCCTATTTTTACCGGTTATTTTCTTTCATTTGTTTCGTTATCCACCATTTTTGTGGCATCGGGCCTATTACTTGCGACTTTACTCGTGCTAAAACCTGTTGCTGAGAGCACAAGGAAAACATCTGCTATGCCGAAAGAGCATATACCAGCACATCAAGGATTGAACGATTAA
- a CDS encoding chemotaxis protein CheW: MKEQTSVFSETTESQEADQLEVILYEVGDVLFAIDILNVREIIQTSEVAESPNRHPYVDGVVQLRDEWIPVVNLATVLNVKTHEASKENKFMILEESRNKMAFHVQRVTKIWRLRWSDIEAPDELAKGLESNVSGVLRIDGRIAFMLDEEKIMMDIISETVIKQDYRKRFR, translated from the coding sequence ATGAAAGAACAAACGTCCGTTTTTTCCGAAACAACGGAGTCACAAGAGGCCGATCAGCTTGAAGTGATTCTTTACGAGGTGGGTGACGTTTTATTCGCGATTGATATTCTCAATGTGAGGGAAATTATTCAAACGTCGGAAGTCGCGGAATCACCAAACCGGCATCCTTATGTTGATGGAGTCGTCCAATTGCGGGATGAATGGATCCCGGTTGTCAACCTTGCCACTGTTCTTAATGTAAAGACCCATGAAGCAAGCAAAGAAAACAAATTTATGATTTTGGAAGAAAGCCGGAACAAAATGGCTTTTCACGTGCAAAGGGTCACGAAAATTTGGCGTCTCCGGTGGTCAGACATCGAGGCCCCCGATGAGTTAGCAAAAGGATTGGAATCCAACGTATCAGGCGTGCTCCGTATTGACGGCCGTATCGCGTTCATGTTGGATGAAGAGAAAATCATGATGGATATTATTTCTGAAACTGTTATCAAACAGGATTATAGGAAACGATTCCGTTAA
- a CDS encoding AzlC family ABC transporter permease, whose translation MREEHLEEMHSTTYSEDYWHGLKLAVPVILGYLPIAISFGVLAVQTGLSFFHALLMSMTVYAGASQFMALNMLAIGTVGLEIILATFILNVRHFVMSISLFSNLQHIPKRWQAILAQGITDESFALASLKQKELGTHPSAAIYLGIFSGAFGMWVIGTGIGALIGNVVPDALSDSMGIALYALFIGLLVPAIRAYRKIGLIAAGSAGLCWIFSLYLSEGWAIVLATVFGSLIGVWMLEEDKE comes from the coding sequence ATGAGAGAAGAACATCTAGAAGAAATGCACAGCACTACATATTCAGAGGATTATTGGCATGGGTTAAAGCTTGCTGTCCCGGTCATTCTCGGGTACTTGCCAATCGCTATTTCATTTGGGGTACTCGCTGTGCAAACGGGGCTTTCGTTTTTTCATGCATTATTGATGTCCATGACCGTTTATGCCGGAGCCAGTCAATTTATGGCGCTGAACATGTTAGCGATTGGAACGGTCGGCCTCGAGATCATACTGGCAACATTTATTTTAAACGTGCGCCATTTTGTCATGAGCATTTCTTTGTTCAGCAACTTGCAGCACATTCCGAAACGATGGCAAGCCATACTTGCCCAAGGGATTACGGACGAGAGTTTCGCACTCGCCTCTCTTAAACAAAAAGAACTCGGCACTCATCCGTCTGCTGCCATTTACTTAGGCATTTTTTCCGGTGCATTTGGGATGTGGGTCATTGGCACGGGGATTGGCGCTTTGATCGGTAATGTCGTCCCCGATGCGTTAAGCGATAGCATGGGGATCGCCCTCTACGCGTTATTTATCGGCTTGCTCGTGCCGGCGATTCGCGCTTACCGGAAAATAGGGCTCATCGCGGCCGGAAGCGCCGGGCTTTGTTGGATTTTTTCGCTTTATTTGTCGGAAGGGTGGGCGATTGTGCTAGCAACCGTGTTCGGAAGTTTGATCGGTGTGTGGATGCTTGAGGAGGATAAAGAATGA
- a CDS encoding fatty acyl-CoA synthetase has protein sequence MNTDTNQELDKTLARARRQTLGDLLAGTRERMPDKLAIIYGAQELNYGELDDAVNQTARAFITDGMRKGDMISVMSKNSLDFVIVTFALARIGAVMIPINYMLSTDDVQYILEHAEVNGMIASAEYTHVLDPSAERLEINHRYLMDTDEMEGLNDGWVPLAHARDGKPKDFVEAEIDDDDLAHVLYTSGTESKPKGVMLSHKSIISEYVSCIVDGNIEPTDVAIQAMPLYHCAQLHVFLGPSIYVGATCIILEAAKPDLILETIENKKANQLFCPPTVWIGLLRSPDFDHRDLSSLEKCYYGAAIMPREVLKELSERLPNARFWNFYGQTEVAPLATALQPEDQLRKLGSAGVPALNVQTKIVDDKDKEVPHGEIGEIVHRTPHAMKGYLHDPGKTAEAFRNGWFHSGDLGVMDGEGYVTIVDRKKDMINTGGVNVSSREIEEAIYQMEHVSEVAVVSVPDPYWIEAVMAIVVPKPDVPLEKEEVIEFCRGTLAKYKVPKFVEVTDELPKNPSGKILKRDLRDQYQEVKDS, from the coding sequence ATGAACACAGATACAAATCAAGAATTGGACAAAACATTGGCTCGGGCTAGACGCCAAACGCTCGGGGATTTGTTGGCCGGAACTCGAGAACGAATGCCGGACAAACTCGCAATCATTTATGGAGCACAAGAACTAAATTACGGTGAATTGGATGATGCCGTGAACCAGACGGCTCGAGCATTCATTACTGACGGCATGCGCAAAGGTGATATGATTAGCGTCATGTCCAAAAACAGCCTTGATTTTGTTATCGTAACATTTGCCCTGGCCCGTATCGGAGCGGTGATGATCCCCATCAATTATATGCTCTCCACCGATGATGTGCAGTATATTTTGGAACACGCCGAAGTGAATGGAATGATTGCTTCTGCCGAATATACCCATGTCTTGGATCCATCTGCCGAAAGACTGGAGATCAACCATCGTTATTTAATGGATACAGATGAAATGGAGGGCTTAAACGACGGATGGGTACCGTTAGCACACGCGCGTGACGGCAAGCCGAAAGATTTTGTTGAGGCTGAGATCGATGATGATGACCTTGCCCATGTGCTTTATACAAGCGGAACCGAGTCTAAACCAAAAGGGGTCATGCTTTCCCATAAAAGCATTATTAGTGAATATGTGAGTTGTATTGTTGATGGAAATATCGAACCAACGGACGTAGCGATTCAAGCGATGCCGCTCTACCACTGTGCCCAGCTCCACGTCTTCCTCGGCCCAAGCATATATGTAGGGGCGACCTGCATCATTCTGGAAGCAGCAAAACCGGACCTCATCTTAGAAACGATTGAAAACAAAAAAGCGAATCAACTGTTTTGCCCGCCAACGGTATGGATCGGATTGCTCAGATCGCCTGATTTTGATCACCGCGATTTGTCCTCTTTGGAAAAATGCTATTATGGCGCGGCAATTATGCCCCGTGAAGTTTTAAAAGAACTTTCCGAACGTTTACCGAACGCCCGCTTTTGGAACTTTTATGGCCAAACGGAAGTTGCGCCTCTCGCCACCGCTTTGCAACCCGAAGATCAATTGCGAAAACTTGGCTCTGCAGGTGTGCCCGCGTTAAACGTACAGACGAAAATCGTCGATGATAAGGATAAAGAGGTCCCCCACGGAGAAATCGGCGAAATTGTTCATCGTACGCCTCATGCCATGAAAGGCTACCTGCACGATCCCGGGAAAACAGCTGAAGCTTTTCGTAATGGCTGGTTCCACAGCGGTGATTTGGGCGTTATGGACGGGGAAGGTTACGTCACGATCGTTGACCGCAAAAAAGATATGATCAATACAGGTGGTGTGAACGTATCCAGCCGTGAAATTGAAGAAGCGATCTATCAAATGGAACACGTATCGGAAGTTGCTGTTGTAAGTGTTCCGGATCCCTATTGGATCGAAGCAGTGATGGCCATTGTCGTTCCAAAACCGGATGTTCCATTGGAAAAAGAGGAAGTAATCGAATTTTGCCGAGGCACGTTAGCCAAATACAAAGTTCCTAAATTTGTGGAGGTAACCGATGAATTGCCGAAAAACCCTAGCGGCAAAATTCTCAAGCGCGACCTTCGCGATCAGTATCAGGAAGTGAAGGATTCATAA
- a CDS encoding AzlD domain-containing protein, translated as MTLTLIIIAMALVTYLPRVLPVFIMDHLQFPGWVNKWLKAIPYAALGALIVPGIFTVEPGAPVVGVIGGLVAAVIAYFRGHIMIVIIAAIAAAFIIQRF; from the coding sequence ATGACGTTAACGCTTATCATTATTGCGATGGCACTTGTTACTTATCTGCCGAGAGTGTTGCCAGTATTTATTATGGATCACCTGCAATTTCCCGGGTGGGTGAACAAGTGGTTAAAAGCAATCCCTTACGCGGCGCTCGGCGCCTTGATCGTACCGGGAATATTTACGGTGGAACCGGGAGCGCCGGTTGTCGGGGTCATCGGCGGGCTTGTGGCAGCTGTGATTGCTTATTTCAGAGGACATATCATGATCGTTATTATTGCAGCGATCGCGGCGGCATTTATTATTCAGAGGTTTTGA
- a CDS encoding helix-turn-helix domain-containing protein: MRFIDIHERVGQNLQRIRKRKGWTFDKIAECTGVSKGMLYRIEKGETQPTITIVWRIATGLNVSFSSLIKQEAEVVNIVEQKQTPDLEEDNGRCRLYLIFPFDPETQFEVYTMILRPGANYHSLPHLDGVREYITVKAGEFEITLHDKTYMLDEKKSIQFSANVPHQYENKADTETVLQVIMYYADEG, from the coding sequence GTGAGGTTCATCGACATACACGAACGGGTAGGGCAAAACTTGCAACGAATCAGAAAAAGAAAAGGGTGGACGTTTGACAAAATTGCCGAATGCACCGGTGTCAGCAAGGGCATGCTTTATCGCATCGAAAAAGGGGAGACCCAGCCGACGATCACGATCGTGTGGCGAATTGCCACCGGTCTAAATGTGTCGTTCTCTTCCTTGATTAAACAAGAAGCCGAAGTTGTCAATATTGTGGAACAAAAACAAACACCCGATTTGGAGGAAGACAATGGTCGTTGCCGTCTATACCTTATTTTTCCCTTTGATCCCGAAACGCAATTCGAAGTGTATACGATGATTTTACGGCCGGGCGCCAATTATCACTCTTTGCCGCATCTTGATGGGGTGCGCGAATACATTACCGTGAAGGCCGGAGAATTTGAAATCACCCTTCATGACAAGACATACATGTTGGATGAAAAGAAAAGTATTCAATTTTCGGCAAATGTTCCCCACCAATATGAAAATAAAGCCGATACGGAAACGGTTTTGCAAGTGATTATGTACTATGCGGACGAAGGATGA
- a CDS encoding LysR family transcriptional regulator, translating to MNLQMLYYFIQVAKEQSITKAATKLFISQPALSKQIKKLEGVLGFLVLRRSSKGIELTERGEALFQDLEPLFSDVHRAIEKHMDHETIHLGCAPTESSYYLPAHYRRLHSANVIIPDVLDNDKDLIPLLFDTKLDAAIIQDVPSYKGLFSHFLFEDQFEIAVPIDHQLAKQSKVSIDECLAETLILPLSSTPLHQRVMTLIEQRKVTPKKVMETSWHNVVAFTAGGYGISFIPGIMANYIELRGVRFLPIVDYTPTRNLYLFSVNRSILDVLVYALSA from the coding sequence ATGAACTTGCAAATGCTGTATTATTTTATTCAGGTCGCAAAAGAACAGAGCATTACAAAAGCCGCGACGAAGTTATTTATTTCTCAGCCTGCCCTGAGTAAGCAAATCAAAAAGTTGGAAGGGGTTTTAGGATTTCTCGTCTTACGGCGTTCCTCCAAAGGTATTGAGTTAACGGAAAGAGGGGAGGCATTATTTCAGGATCTTGAGCCACTATTTTCGGATGTCCATCGTGCCATTGAAAAACATATGGACCATGAAACGATTCATTTAGGTTGTGCGCCAACGGAAAGTTCTTATTATTTACCCGCTCATTACCGGAGGCTACACAGTGCGAATGTTATCATACCAGACGTTTTGGATAACGATAAAGATTTAATCCCCCTGTTGTTCGACACAAAACTGGATGCCGCGATCATCCAAGATGTGCCCTCATACAAAGGGCTGTTTTCACATTTTTTATTTGAGGATCAATTCGAGATCGCTGTTCCCATCGATCATCAGTTAGCCAAACAATCGAAAGTATCCATTGACGAATGTTTAGCTGAAACACTCATTCTCCCGCTCTCGAGCACACCTTTGCATCAACGTGTCATGACGTTGATTGAGCAGCGAAAAGTGACGCCAAAAAAAGTGATGGAAACATCTTGGCACAACGTTGTGGCTTTCACGGCCGGCGGTTACGGCATTTCCTTTATACCCGGCATTATGGCAAATTATATCGAACTTCGAGGCGTTCGTTTCCTGCCGATTGTGGATTATACGCCCACACGAAATCTTTACTTATTTAGTGTTAATCGTTCAATCCTTGATGTGCTGGTATATGCTCTTTCGGCATAG
- a CDS encoding D-serine ammonia-lyase produces the protein MDKQNIHGQTLEAWIERHPALERIIRAEEVVWLNPKYRSFNDYKASLSLSLEDIKEAAARFRRFQPLIATLFPETADDDGLIESSIIQIPKMQSDLSKHYGVDLPGKLWVKADHELPIAGSIKARGGIYEVLKFAEHLALEHGLLQTSDDYSLLAGAGPCALFQQYGIMVGSTGNLGLSIGIMSAKLGFNVDVHMSADAKEWKKETLRSVGATVVQHTDDFSGAVAEGRKAAEADSHVYFVDDEWSRDLFMGYAVAALRIKKQLETARIQVDEAHPLFVYLPCGVGGGPGGVTFGLKQVFEDAVHCFFAEPTESPAMFLGLLTGMHEKVSVGDFGLSNHTVADGLAVGRPSGAVGKIIEKMVSGMYTVRDEHLYQLLRQLMDAEEMYLEPSALAGFPGPYNLIGTAAGKEYLKQQGLDEEKFANATHLLWGTGGSMVPDDVRQADDQIARKK, from the coding sequence ATGGATAAGCAAAACATCCACGGGCAGACGTTGGAAGCGTGGATCGAGCGCCATCCTGCTCTTGAAAGAATCATACGGGCGGAAGAAGTCGTCTGGTTAAATCCAAAATACCGATCGTTTAACGATTATAAAGCGTCTCTTTCGCTATCCCTGGAGGATATAAAAGAAGCGGCAGCAAGATTCAGGCGTTTCCAACCGCTGATTGCAACATTGTTCCCGGAAACAGCAGACGATGATGGTTTAATTGAATCAAGCATTATCCAAATCCCGAAGATGCAATCCGATTTATCGAAGCATTACGGTGTGGATTTACCCGGAAAACTATGGGTGAAAGCCGATCACGAACTGCCAATTGCCGGATCCATAAAAGCGCGCGGAGGGATTTATGAAGTATTAAAGTTCGCGGAACACTTGGCGTTGGAGCATGGCTTGCTGCAAACAAGCGATGATTACAGCTTGCTTGCCGGCGCGGGTCCCTGCGCGTTGTTTCAACAATATGGCATCATGGTTGGCTCGACCGGAAATCTCGGCTTAAGCATTGGAATCATGAGTGCGAAACTCGGGTTTAACGTGGACGTCCATATGTCCGCGGATGCGAAAGAGTGGAAGAAGGAAACGTTACGGAGCGTTGGAGCCACCGTCGTTCAGCATACAGATGATTTTTCCGGGGCGGTTGCGGAAGGGCGAAAAGCCGCTGAAGCGGATTCCCATGTTTATTTTGTTGATGATGAATGGTCCCGGGACTTGTTCATGGGGTACGCGGTCGCTGCGCTTCGAATAAAAAAACAGTTGGAAACCGCGCGCATTCAAGTCGATGAAGCCCATCCATTGTTCGTCTATTTGCCATGCGGGGTCGGTGGTGGGCCGGGAGGTGTCACCTTTGGCTTGAAACAAGTCTTTGAGGATGCCGTCCATTGTTTTTTTGCAGAGCCGACGGAATCACCGGCGATGTTTCTCGGTTTATTGACAGGCATGCATGAAAAAGTGAGTGTAGGAGATTTCGGATTGAGCAACCATACCGTTGCCGATGGGCTGGCGGTAGGGAGACCTTCAGGTGCTGTCGGAAAAATAATCGAGAAGATGGTCAGTGGCATGTATACAGTTCGGGACGAACATCTTTACCAACTTTTGCGGCAGTTAATGGATGCTGAAGAAATGTATCTGGAGCCGTCCGCGCTCGCCGGGTTTCCTGGTCCTTACAACTTGATTGGAACGGCGGCGGGAAAAGAATACTTGAAGCAACAAGGACTCGATGAAGAAAAATTCGCCAATGCCACGCATTTGCTCTGGGGTACCGGCGGCAGTATGGTTCCGGATGACGTGAGACAAGCGGATGACCAAATTGCACGGAAAAAATAA
- a CDS encoding YitT family protein encodes MFSTKRKESIARFIYRCFMVTCGAILTAVAIQLFLIPNSVIDGGVIGVSLILNELTGLGFGILVLVINIPFLLFGLKQVGTTFFLTSLYGIVILAITEQQLHQFTTFIHEPMITTLFGGFILGAGIGIVIRYGGALDGTEILGILLTKNVPFSVGEFIMFINIFIFTWAGFVFGWEQAMLSVITYFVASKTIDAVIQGIDETKAVVVVSNKYAQLSSAVVHRLGRSLTVMDGQGAFTHSDKEVLYIVVTRLEVMKLKSIVFEIDKEAFITVMNAQEVHGGKFKSDLH; translated from the coding sequence ATGTTTTCAACAAAACGAAAGGAAAGCATTGCACGTTTTATATACCGGTGTTTTATGGTTACATGCGGCGCTATTTTAACAGCCGTCGCGATTCAACTTTTTTTGATCCCGAATTCTGTCATTGACGGCGGGGTTATCGGCGTCTCGTTAATATTGAATGAATTAACCGGTTTGGGCTTCGGCATTCTCGTGCTCGTTATTAATATACCCTTTTTGTTATTTGGATTAAAACAAGTAGGAACGACTTTTTTCCTAACGTCTTTGTATGGGATTGTCATCCTGGCGATTACGGAGCAACAGCTTCATCAATTTACGACTTTCATCCATGAACCAATGATCACGACACTGTTTGGGGGTTTTATTCTCGGAGCCGGGATAGGGATCGTAATCCGCTACGGCGGGGCGTTGGATGGAACGGAAATTCTCGGCATTTTACTGACAAAAAATGTCCCTTTTTCCGTCGGGGAATTTATCATGTTTATCAACATTTTTATTTTCACATGGGCCGGGTTTGTGTTCGGGTGGGAACAAGCGATGCTGTCGGTCATCACTTATTTCGTGGCATCGAAAACGATTGATGCAGTCATACAGGGTATCGACGAGACAAAAGCGGTCGTCGTCGTTTCCAATAAGTATGCGCAGCTCAGTTCCGCGGTCGTGCATCGCTTGGGGCGATCGTTAACGGTCATGGACGGGCAAGGCGCCTTCACCCATAGCGACAAAGAAGTGTTGTACATCGTTGTCACCCGTTTGGAAGTGATGAAATTAAAATCCATCGTTTTTGAAATCGATAAAGAAGCATTTATTACGGTCATGAATGCGCAAGAGGTGCACGGGGGAAAGTTCAAAAGCGACCTTCATTAG